GTCAAATTTCTGTTGCCTTTTGATTAACTTTCTCTTTTCTATTTCTGATGATTAAGAGGCACTTTGCCACAGCAGTAAAAAGATTCAATTTTTGTAACTAACAAAAATATCTACTTGAGCATATATTTCAACAAAATCATCAGGACTTTCCTTTTTCCAAAGATCTAACAATCTTCAACAACGGAGACATTCAGATGATCTTTACACTTTTCTAGTAACTGTTTTTGATCTAATTGAAAGACAGGATGAATAAAATCAGGACAAATCTCCACCAACGGAATTAAAGTGAATCTCCTTTCGGGAATTCCAGGATGAGGAACTGCCAGTCCTGCTTGATTAATGACTTGGTCATGATAATACAAAATATCAATATCAATTAAACGCTCGCCCCACTTCACCTTTCTGACCCGTCCTAATTCGAGCTCAATCTGCTGGATTACACCAAGTAATTTTTTAGGGCTATATTCGGTTTTCACCTGCAAAACCTGATTAAGAAATGCCTGTTGATCTGTTTTTCCCCATGCTGCGGTCTCGTAAACTGAAGACTTACTAACTAAGGTAACACCCTTTTTTTCTAAAGCAGCAATTGCCTGATTTAATATCTCTTCCCTATTTCCTAAATTGCTTCCAAGCAGCAAGAATACCCCTTCCATAATTAAGTTTAGCCTTCAGTAGAATTATACTTTTATATCAAATTATTTTATAGCTAATTTGCAATAAATTACAATATTAATGGAATTAGTATTGCATTAAAATTTAAATGATTATCAATCTTAATTATTATTATGAAAAGTTTTTTTAAAATATTCTTCGCTAGTCTGCTTGCACTAGTAATTTTCTTTGTTGGTTTCTTTTTTATTTTCGCAGGAATTGCCTCACAAGATAGCGAAGTTAAAATTGCCGACAATTCCTTTTTGGAGATAAAACTTAATAGACCGATTGTAGAGATGACTTCTGACGACCCATTTGCTGAGTTTAGTCAAGCTCTAACAAATGAACCAACACCAATTAGTTTGATGGATATTTTAGAATCTATTGAACAAGCAAAATCGGATGAGAAAATCAAAGGCATTTATTTGGACGCCCCATTTGTAATGGCAGGTTTTGCCCAAATCGAAGAAATCAGAAATGCGCTCATCGATTTCAAGGAATCGGGGAAACCAATCTTGGCATATGCAGAGGCATACTCTGAAACTGGTTATTATGTGGTATCAGTAGCAGATAATATTATTTTAAATCCTGCCGGAATGTTGGAAATGAGTGGTCTATCGTCCGAAGTTACTTTCTTTAAAGGAACATTTGAGAAATTAAATGTAGAGCCTCAAATATTCAGAGTGGGTACTTTCAAAAGTGCAGTAGAACCATTCATCAGGAAAGATATGAGTGACGCCAGCAAAGAGCAGATAAGTGTTCTTTTAAATTCTGTTTACGGAGTTTTTATCAAAAATATTGCTGATGCTAGAGGAATTGACGCTGCTGAATTAAGATCGATTTCAGATCAATTGAAAGTAAGAACAACCGAAGATGCTCTCAATTATAAATTAGTTTCTCAATTAGGATATTACGATGAGGTTTTAACGAAAATGAGAGAAATCGCTGGACTTGAAGAGGGTGTGAAAATTCCAGTTACCTCTGTAAAAAAGTATAGCAAATCCTTTGTTGCAGAAAAATACAATACGAATAGAATTGCTGTCATTGTTGCAGAAGGAAACATTGTATCAGGTAAAGGTGGTGAAGGTAGCATTGGATCAGACGTATTTGCTAAAGAAATCAGAAAAGCTAGACTAGATGATAAAATCAAAGCAATTGTATTGAGAATTAATAGCCCAGGAGGAAGTGCTTTAGCTTCTGATGTAATGTGGAGAGAAGTAAAATTAGCTAAACAAGTAAAACCAGTTATTGCTTCTATGTCAAGTGTAGCTGCATCTGGAGGATACTACATGGCTATGGCCTGCGACACCATAGTTGCTCAACCGAATACCATAACGGGTTCAATAGGAATATTCTCGATTATTCCCGATTTATCGAAATTCATGGACTCCAAATTGGGAATCACATTTGATAGAGTAAGCACAGGTGAGTATTCAGATTTATACACGGTAACTAGAAGCTTAAATGAAGGCGAGAAGAAAATCATACAAAATATGGTAGAAAGTGGATATGAAGACTTTACTTCCAAAGCAGCTGAGGGTAGAAATATGGCTATTGATGAATTATTAAATGTAGCCTCAGGAAGAGTTTGGTCTGGAATTGAAGCTAAAGACAATGGTTTGGTTGACGTTTTAGGTGGATTTAATGATGCCGTAAATATTGCAGCACAATCAGCCGGCCTTGAAGAGGGAGATTTTATGAAAGTTTATTACCCGGAAAAACAGCCATTTATTCAACAACTGCTCCAAGAAATGGGTTCTTCAGCTAAAGTGCTGCATAAAAAGTATACTTATGGAGAAATGGCTCACTACCTTGAAGAGTTGGAATATGTAATGGAAAATAAAGGATTACAAACAAGAATGCCATTTGATTTGGAAATCAAATAATTTGCACCTTTTTTTACATTATAGTTAGAATTTCAGCTTAGCTTACCCAAAAAGAAAAACTAATATGACAGAAATAAGGAACGACTGGACAAAGGAAGAAATAGAAAAGATATATAATCAACCAATTTTAGAACTCATTTATCAAGCGGCTACCGTACACAGGGAGTTCAATGACCCTTCTGAAGTGCAGGTTTGTACATTATTGAGTGTAAAAACAGGTGGTTGCCCCGAGGATTGTGCTTATTGCCCGCAAGCTGCTAGATACCATACTGATGTAAAAGTTCATAAGTTACTACCAACTGAAGAAGTGTTGGAAAGCGCAAGAATTGCAAAAGAAAACGGCAGCACGCGTTTCTGCATGGGTGCAGCATGGAGAGAAGTACGAGATAATAGAGATTTCGACAGAGTATTGGAAATGGTGAAGGGTATTAATGAGTTGGAGATGGAGGTCTGCTGTACCTTAGGTATGCTCACTGAATCTCAAGCTCAAAAATTAAAGGAAGCCGGGCTGTATGCTTATAATCATAATTTAGATACTTCTGAAGAGCATTACGATGACATTATCAGCACTAGAACTTATGATGACAGGCTTGATACAATTGGCAATGTTAGAAAAGCAAAAATATCGGTTTGCTCTGGTGGTATAATCGGATTGGGCGAACAACATGAAGACAGAGTAGGCATGTTGCACACGCTAGCTACCATGGAAGAACATCCAGAATCAGTTCCAGTGAATGCTTTAGTACCAGTACCCGGAACACCTTTAGAGAAACAACCAAAAGTTTCTGTTTGGGAAATGGTACGAATGATTGCAACAGCCCGGATTACAATGCCAAAAGCAATGGTAAGATTATCTGCAGGAAGAGTAAGAATGAATCAGGAAGAGCAAGCATTATGCTTCATGGCGGGAGCTAATTCAATTTTTGCTGGCGATAAGTTATTAACAACTCCAAATCCTGAAGTAAATGAAGATGCAGAATTATTTCAGACATTGAATTTAAAGCCACGAAAAGCTTTCAAGAACGGAGAGCCAGCCGTAGAATTTCAGCAAATACCAGGATCAAATTAAGAATTAGTAATTATATAATTAAGGATTAAAGGGTGGCAAGTAGCTGCCCTTTTGTTTTTTGCTTAGTACTGAATTTATGTATTAATAATTTAATTAGAGATTAAAATAATTAGATTCCTTCCTTCGAAGGAATGAAGGTCCTGTCTGGCTTTTTGCAATAAGTTGATTGAATCAAAGCCCTTCAATAATTGCCAAACCCAATTTTTATTAGCAATTTCAACCCTTTATTTTTTAAACCATTTTTAACTATGAAAACCGCACCGCTATTACTTTTGCTTTTATTCATCTTAGGCTGTAATTCACCAGAAGAGTCGAAAACAACTTCCACCAAAGATGCTCCTTTTATGTGGGAAAATGCTACTGTTTATTTTCTGTTAGCAGATAGGTTCAATAACGGAAATCCGAACAATGACTATAACTTTGGAAGGGAGAAGGATGGAGCAACACTCAGAAATTTTATGGGAGGTGATATAAAAGGCATTACTCAAAAAATAAAAGAGGGCTATTTCAATGACTTGGGTGTGAATGCCATTTGGGTCAATCCATTAGTCGAGCAAATTCACGGATCTGTAGATGAAGGCACTGGTAAAACATATGGATTTCATGGGTACTGGACTAAAGACTGGACAGCACTGGACCCGAATTTTGGTACTATGGCGGATCTGGGCGAACTGGTAAAAACTGCTCATGAAAATGGTATTAGAATCTTACTAGATGTGGTTATGAATCATACCGGCCCAGTAACTGAACAAGATCCAATTTGGGATGGATGGGTAAGAACTGATCCTAATTGTACCTACCAGGATTGGGAAAGCACTGTGAAATGTACGCTAGTCGACAACTTACCAGATATTTTAACTGAGTCGGAAGAAGAAGTGGAACTACCTCAACATCTACTGGATAAATGGGAGCAAGAAGGCAGACTGGATAAAGAATTGGCCGAGTTGGATGAATTCTTTGAACGTACAGGATACCCGAGAGCTCCAAAATATTATCTAATTAAATGGATTACGGATTATATCAAAGAATTTGGTGTAGATGGATTTAGAGTGGATACCGTAAAACATACTGAAGCTGGCATTTGGGGCAAATTATATGCAGAAGCCTTAAAAGCTTTAAAAGACTGGAAAAATGAAAATCCAGAAGAAAAATTAGATGACTTGGATTTCTATATGGTAGGTGAAATCTATAATTATTCAATTTACGATGGTCTAAATTACACTTATGACGGTGATACTGCTGTTAATTTCTTTGACGAAGGTTTTCATAGTATGATTAACTTCTCTTTAAAGTGGGAATTGAAAGACAAACATCCGGATGAGGTATTTTCTACTTATGACAGTCTTTTGAATAAAGGCGAATTGAAAAACAAATCAGTATTGAATTATCTATCTTCTCATGATGATGGAAATCCTTATGATGCAGATAGAACTAATGTATTCAATACCGCTGCCTATTTAATGATTAGTCCAGGTGCAGCACAAATATATTATGGAGATGAAACCGCTCGTTTATTGAATGCCGAAGCCGAGGGAGATGCCAAATTACGTTCCTTAATGAATTGGGATGAATTAGAATCTGATGCGAAACGAGACGGATACAGTATTAAAGAAATCCATAATCATTGGCAAAAATTAGGACAGTTTAGAAAAAACCACCCTGCTATTGGGGCTGGTACTCATCAAAAAATATCAGATTCCCCTTATACATTTAGCAGGTCATTAAATCACAATGATTTTGACGATAAAGTCGTAGTTGTGATGGAAGAAAACGTGAAGGAAGTAGATGTTCAAGCTATTTTTGAAGAAAATCAGAAAATACGAAATTACTACACGGGAGAAACCGCAAATGTGGAAAATGGTAAATTAAGGTTTAAGAAAGATAGTAGAATACTGCTTTTGGAAAGCGTTTGAAAAGAAAACCCGCAAGTTTGAAAAATCTTGCGGGTTTAATATTATCAACTTAACAATGTATTTCTACTCGTTGTGCATCCATTCTTTTTTAGACATTAACTCGCCATCTGTCTCTTCATTATCAGGGTCGTCCACACAACAATCTACTGGACAAACAGCGGCACACTGCGGCTCTTCATGGAAACCAGTACACTCTGTACATTTACCAGTCACAATGTAGTAAAACTCATCAGAAACAGGTTCCTGCATTTCTTCTGCATCTACTTCCGTTCCATCTATAAGTTTAGCTTTTCCAGAAAGCGAGGTACCCCCTGCCCAATTCCATTCCACACCACCTTCATATATTGCTGTATTAGGGCACTCAGGTTCACAAGCACCACAATTAATACATTCATCTGTAATCATTATTGCCATAACTGAAAAAATTTAAGCTGTTTAGCTAATTTAGTTAGTATAACAACAAAATTACAAAGAATAAGTTTGAGCAAACAATATTCTATCTAAAATTATTTAAGTTTATAATGAATTTAAACAAGCGGATAGGTCAATAATTTCACTATTGGGAATACTCGAAGCTAAAATTGGAGCAAGAGCAAAAAAAACAGTCACACTCATAAATCTAGCAAATACTAAAAAACCACATCTAAAAGAAATCAAATTCATCTTTATTGAGTATAATAGTAAAGGCTCAAATATCTATGACAAAAAACCTTCTCCAAAAGATTCAAAATTTTATAGGAAGCTCTGATTTTCTTAAATCTGTTTTGGTCACTTTCGGCATTGTTGTGCCCGTTTTTGTGGGCATTCAGATTAACCAACTCCCCTACTTCCTCAGTATATCTATTGGCGTCTTTTTAACATCCGGAAGTGACGTACCTGGCAGCCGCAAGCATAAAAGCGTTGGGATTTTGATTGCGACTTCTATTGCTATGCTTGCGACCATTGTAACGACTTCAGTTGCGTCTAATATATTATTGTTGTTACCAGTAATGGCTCTGATGATTTTTGGGATCTCGTATATTTCAGTCTATGGTTTTAGAGCATCTTTGATTTCCTTTGCTGGATTATTAGCCATAGTCCTTAGTTTTGCTCATGAGCAAATCGGTTCTGCTGTTTTCATCAATGCTATGTTTATTGGCGTAGGTGGACTTTGGTATTTAATGTTATCTACCGTTTCCCACCGCTTTCTGCAGAAACGTCAGATCAATAACAAATTAACAGAATGCTTTCAACTCACAGCGGAATATATTCGAATAAGAGGGAAATTAGCACTCACTAGTCAATATGGTAAAGAACTCAAAAACAAACTCTTTGATTTACAAGTCAACCTTAATGAAACGCATGAAGTTTTAAGGGAACTCTTACTAACCGAAAGGCAAAGCTCTGGATTTTCTAACTACAAAAGAAAGCAACTACTGATCTTCATCGAACTGATCGATATTCTAGAGCTATCCATGGCAAATCCTGCCAATTATGAACAAATCAATAAGCTTTTTAGAAATCAACTGCAATTCGTTGAACCTTTCATTGAATTGATATTTGAATTGTCCAACAGAATAGACCAAATGGCAGAGGCTATGCAAAAAGGGGAAGAGCTACCACACAGAAATGACTTGGAGCCTACGATCGAAAAGTGCAGAGAAAAGATTCAGGCCTATGTAGAGGAAGTAAAACTACCCAACGCAAGAGAAGGCGCCTTGCTACTCCACAATCTGTTAGATTATGAAGAAAATCAACTCCAAAAAATTCAGTCTGTTGAAAGAGTTTTTTATGATTTGGAAAATCAAAGTCAAGTTGGCTTGAAAAATAAGGAGGGTCGGCAGTTTATTAGCCAACAAGATTATGACTTGAACATCTTAAAAGAAAATTTCAGTTTTAAATCACCCATCTTCAAGCATGCTGCTCGTTTGACGGTAGCCATGCTTTTAGGGTATGGGATTGGTACCTATTTTTCATTGCAAAATACCTATTGGATTTTATTGACTATAGTAGTTATCATGCGGCCAGGATATACTTTGACCAAAGAACGCTCTAAGCATCGATTGTACGGTACATTTATTGGTGCTGGAATAGCAACAGTTATTGTTTTGTTAACACAGAATATATATATTTATACTGTCCTATCTATCCTATCGCTGACATTGGCACTAAGTTTTATCCAGAAAAATTATAGAACTTCCTCAATTTTCGTAACCACCAGTATTGTCTTTATTTATGCTCTAATCAATCCTGATGCATTTGAAGTCATTCAATTTCGAATTATCGACACTATCATTGGAGCAGCCATCGCTTTCTTGGCTGGTGCATTGCTTTGGCCCGCATGGGAATCCGCCAGTATTAATAATACGATCATTCAAACGATACGAGCAAACCGTAAATATCTTTCTGAAATCGATCGATATTATCACAAGTCAGATGGGCTAACCAGTTATAAATTAGCCCGGAAGGAAGCCTTTTTAGAGATGGGTAATCTAAATGCGGCCTTTCAACGAATGAGTCAAGAGCCGAAATCACAACAAGAAAATTTAGGTAAAATAAATGAATTAGTGGGTCTAAATCACACCTTTTTGACTGCGATGGCTGCTTTAGGAACTTTCATTGTAAATCATAAAAATGATGAGGTTTCGAAAGACGTTGAGGTTATCATAAAAACTGTGGAGACTAATTTAAGACAAGTCCTGCAAAACTTACTGCGTAAAATTCAAACTAAAAATACGAGTCAAGAAGTACTGGAAGCAGCCTACCAACATTTGGAACAGAAATTTGAAAACCTTGTTGCTATCCGTACTGCGGAACTTGAAAGCGAGAATTTTAAACCTATCGATCCCGAATTTAGAAAAAATTTACAAGCAACTAGATTAATAACAGATCAGCTGAAGTGGTTGGTTACTATTTCTGGGAATTTAAAAAAGGTGGTCAAAACTATAAATCAAGAAACTGAAGAACAAAATCATTAAAAGACATTAATCCTAAATTTGCATGTGATCACTTTCTATATTTATCATTCAGTCCTTTCCCTTCCAGTACCATAGGCTTGATTTTTTCTAATCTAACGATTTGAGTAGCCTCCCGCTTTGCTGTAGAAAGATGCTCCACATATTCTTTTTGTTTAAATGGAGTAAGCGAATCAAAAGCATTTTTAAATTTATGGTCTTTAGTAAAAGCTTGGACCAAAATATCTGGTATTTCTAACTCTTCTGATTTCTCTGGTTTCCAACGTAAATCATTCTTTTCGTTTTCAATTGCCTCCTCAATATACACTGAAATCCGACTTTCATTCATTTCATCGGCAGAGGAAAACCTCCAGTGACGCATGGCTTTAGTTTTACCTTCTTGTGCATTTTCCAAAACTTGGTAAGGATCCTTTAGAAATACACCATTAAAAAACCACAGACTAACGTAATTTTTAAATGCTCTTATTAAGAGTACATTTCCATTATTTACAGTATAAACATCACTTCCCCATTTAGTTGTTTTTACCAATTCAGTTTTATCAATAATGGCTTTCAAAAATTCAAGCTCTTTTTGCCATATTTCAGAATTTTTCATTTCTCAAATATTAAAAAGTTTTTTCAATATACTAAAATACTGAAAGTCTAGAAATGAATTAATACTAAATTAGATTTTACTAATTTCACAGTTCTTTAAGCGCAAATGTAGTTATGAAATCACACCGCTATCACTCTTTCATAAAATGGACAGGTAATTATGGAAAAGGGACAAAGTCTTATTCTTCCTATGACAGATCATATGACATCATAATAAGTAATAAACCAACTTTAAAAGGAAGTGCAGACTCTGCTTTTAGAGGAGACGCTAGCATGCATAATCCTGAAGACTTATTTCTAGTATCCCTGTCCTCATGCCACATGCTTTGGTATCTCCATTTATGTGCTGACGCTAATATAACTGTGGTCAACTACTGCGATAAAGCTTCTGCTAAAATGAATATATCTGAGGGAGGAAAAGGCTTTTTTGAAGAAGCCACCTTAAGGCCTCAAGTGATAATTCTAGAAAAAGATAAATTTGAATTAGCCAAATCCCTTCATCAACAAGCCAATGAGTATTGCTTTATTGCAAATTCCTGCAATTTTCCAATACACCATAAGCCAATTATTAGCATTTTAGACTAGTCACAAGTTGGACTTACTTCCCCTCCCTATGTTTTAATTGAAGGCCATTAAGAAAATTTCTTAAATACTGATCTAAGAAGGGTCTATACTGGTTCTGTTTTGGGTTCCTTAAAAAAGCTGTAACCTCATGAGAACTAACTGGTTTTCCAGCTAATTTAAAGGCTACTATTATATCTTCTGTCTTTAAATTAAGTGCAATTTTAAGTTTCTTTAGGATATCGTTATTTTCAAGTATTTTCTCGGGCTTTGGTTGCACGCCTTCCCTTTTACCTCTTTTGGTGTTGATCAATCCATTTAAGAATGAAGCCAATTGATCATCATGAATATCTTTATAGTCCTCGTGATCTTCACTTTTCAGCCAATCAGTTACCAATGACCTCGATACTTTATAATCTGCACTATCGAAAATAGTAATCATTTCTTCATCACTATAATCAAAAATATAGCGAACTCTCTTCAAGATATCGTTATTGGTCATCAGTTATGTGGTTTTTATAATTAAAAAAAGACTGTTTTAAAAGCCTAGAAACCATTATTTAATCATGATTTTTTTAAGCTGTCAAAACAGTCTTTATAATAAAGTTGAATCCTAAATTCAGATTCCTATATCTTTAAGATAATGCTTTTTTCATGGTTTCTCCTATGTCAGCTGGTGACTGAACAACAAAGATTCCACATTCATCCATGATTTTCATTTTAGCTTCCGCTGTATCATCTTTTCCTCCGATAATGGCACCGGCATGTCCCATTCTTCTTCCTGCTGGAGCAGTTTTCCCTGCGATGAAACCAACAACTGGCTTTTTATTCCCATTCTCTTTTATCCAACGAGCTGCTTCTGCTTCATAGTTTCCACCAATTTCACCGATCATTACAATCGCATCAGTATCATCATCTTCCATCAACATTTGTACAGCCTCTTTTGTAGGAGTACCGATGATTGGGTCACCACCGATTCCGATAGCAGTAGAAATCCCCAAACCTGCTTTCACAATTTGGTCAGCTGCTTCATAAGTTAAAGTACCTGACTTAGAAACAATCCCAATTTTACCTTTTTTGAAAACAAAGCCAGGCATAATACCAACTTTCGCTTCACCTGGAGTGATCACTCCCGGACAATTTGGACCGATCAAGGTTAAATCTTTATCTTGAATATAAGTTTTTGCTTTAAGCATGTCTTTAACAGGAATTCCTTCGGTGATGGTTATAATCACTTTAATACCCGCATCAGCAGCTTCCATAATAGCGTCTGCAGCAAATGCAGGTGGAACAAAAATAATGGATACATTAGCACCTGCTTCTTTCACGGCATCTTCAACCGTATTAAAAACTGGTTTACCCAAATGTTTTTGACCTCCTTTGCCTGGGGTAACACCACCAACTACATTGGTGCCATATTCTATCATTTGCTCAGCATGGAATGTTCCCTCTGAACCTGTGAAACCTTGTACAATTACTTTAGAATCTTTATTGACTAAAACGCTCATTATGCTCTGTTTAAAGTTTTTGCAAAAATAGAAGAAAAGGCTTCATTCACAAAGTAATTTCAAGCTTGTTTCTGAATTAGTTGTCAAATGGTATTCTAAACAATCTATAAAAACATTGATTTAGAAATAATAGAAATCAAAAATTGACTATGGCTAAAATGACCAAAAAGAGCAACCTTCCTTCAAAAATCTGTCCTACTTGCGGGAAGCCATTTAGTTGGAGAAAAAAATGGGAGAAAAATTGGCCAAACGTAAAATACTGTAGTAAAAAATGTAGAGCTAATTTCAACTAAAGATATTGAAAATAATCCTGCTTTGTTAAGTTAATTAGGGAGATAAAACCTGTCAGGTTTGTTTGAAATTATTAATTAAACAAAGTAGGGATAAATAAAATATTCACAATTTTCCTATCTTAAGCATTATGAAGATTTTGAATGTTAAACAAATTAGAGAAGCAGATTTATATTCAATTGAAAATGAACCCATTGCAAGTATTGATTTAATGGAAAGAGCCAGTAAGAAAGTAGTGGACTGGATTACTGATAATTTCTCAAATCAAAATAAAGTGGTCGTTCTTGCAGGCTCAGGTAATAATGGCGGTGATGGTTTGGCCATTGCCAGAATATTGTCTGGACAAAATTATATTGTAAAAGTAGTTTTGGCAATGGGTGATAAAGGCTCAGAAGATTTTGAAATAAATCTTTCGAGATTAACATCAATAGATGAGGTTGATATTTCTTCAGCACTCAGTTCTGATGAAAATGTCAAAGATATTATTTTCATAGATGCCATTTTTGGCTCTGGATTATCTCGCCCAATTGAGGGTAAAATTGCAGAATACATCCATAAAGTAAACGAATTAGAAGGTATAAAAATAGCGGTGGACATTCCTTCCGGTATTTTTGCAGATGAACCAAGCCCGGGAGATACAATTCTCAAAGCTGACTATACCTTAAGTTTCCAGGTACCTAAATTAGCCTTTATGATGGCGGAGAACCAGAAGTATATTGGTCAATTTGAAATACTAGACATCGGCTTATCCCGTGATTTCATTGAGAATTGCATAAGCGATTACTCAATTTATAAACCAACAGATAAAAATAAAGCATCAATAAAAGTAGGGTCTACAGCTCATAAAGGCGATAGAGGCAGAGCGTGCATTATTGGTGGTGGCCATGCCAAAATGGGGGCAGTTATCTTAGCTGCTCAAGGCGCCTTACACTCTGGAATCGGATTATTGACCGTACAAGCATGTCCACATTGTATTCAAATCGTACAAATTCAAATCCCGGAGGCATTGATTTTAGAAGATGAAAATGAATATGTACTCGGCAGTTTCATGAATTATGAAAAGTATGATTCTCTGGTTTTTGGTCCTGCAGTTGGTTTCGCAAATAAAACAGCTACTCTACTTAAGGAAATCCTAAAATCATATAATGGCCAATTAATTTTAGATGCTGATGCTATTACAATTCTTGCTGAAAACAGAGAAATGCTCGAAATGCTACCTAAGGGCACCATTCTGACTCCCCATCACGGGGAGTTCAAGAGGCTAGTTGGAGATTATTCCAATAATTTTGAAGCTTTGATGCAACTAAAGTCATTCTGTATGCATCATAAAGTTGTAGTAATATTAAAAGGCAAATATTCTGCAGTTTGCAACAGCAATGGAAATATCAGTTTCAATAGTACAGGAAATCCTGGAATGGCAAAAGGCGGAAGTGGCGATTTATTATGTGGGATTTTAGCGGGACTTGCACCACGCATTAAAAAACCATACGAAATAGCAAAGTTGGCAGTATTTTTGCACGGACTAGCTGGTGACATTAGCCTTCAGGAATACGGAGAGAATTATATGACTCCTTCAACTATGGTATTGAATTTGAAAAATGCATTTAAATTAATTGAAAATTAAATCAACAGTAAAACTATAAGCGGCAATGGCCGTAAAAAACTAAAATGAAATTCTCTAAGAACATATTGCTTATCTTCTTTATCAGCTTTAGCATATCCTTTGCAAATGCTGAAAAAGATTCATTAAAAGAAAAAGCA
This is a stretch of genomic DNA from Marivirga harenae. It encodes these proteins:
- a CDS encoding OsmC family protein yields the protein MKSHRYHSFIKWTGNYGKGTKSYSSYDRSYDIIISNKPTLKGSADSAFRGDASMHNPEDLFLVSLSSCHMLWYLHLCADANITVVNYCDKASAKMNISEGGKGFFEEATLRPQVIILEKDKFELAKSLHQQANEYCFIANSCNFPIHHKPIISILD
- the sucD gene encoding succinate--CoA ligase subunit alpha, translating into MSVLVNKDSKVIVQGFTGSEGTFHAEQMIEYGTNVVGGVTPGKGGQKHLGKPVFNTVEDAVKEAGANVSIIFVPPAFAADAIMEAADAGIKVIITITEGIPVKDMLKAKTYIQDKDLTLIGPNCPGVITPGEAKVGIMPGFVFKKGKIGIVSKSGTLTYEAADQIVKAGLGISTAIGIGGDPIIGTPTKEAVQMLMEDDDTDAIVMIGEIGGNYEAEAARWIKENGNKKPVVGFIAGKTAPAGRRMGHAGAIIGGKDDTAEAKMKIMDECGIFVVQSPADIGETMKKALS
- a CDS encoding DUF2256 domain-containing protein, with translation MTKKSNLPSKICPTCGKPFSWRKKWEKNWPNVKYCSKKCRANFN
- a CDS encoding DUF1456 family protein, yielding MTNNDILKRVRYIFDYSDEEMITIFDSADYKVSRSLVTDWLKSEDHEDYKDIHDDQLASFLNGLINTKRGKREGVQPKPEKILENNDILKKLKIALNLKTEDIIVAFKLAGKPVSSHEVTAFLRNPKQNQYRPFLDQYLRNFLNGLQLKHREGK
- a CDS encoding YdeI/OmpD-associated family protein gives rise to the protein MKNSEIWQKELEFLKAIIDKTELVKTTKWGSDVYTVNNGNVLLIRAFKNYVSLWFFNGVFLKDPYQVLENAQEGKTKAMRHWRFSSADEMNESRISVYIEEAIENEKNDLRWKPEKSEELEIPDILVQAFTKDHKFKNAFDSLTPFKQKEYVEHLSTAKREATQIVRLEKIKPMVLEGKGLNDKYRK
- a CDS encoding NAD(P)H-hydrate dehydratase; its protein translation is MKILNVKQIREADLYSIENEPIASIDLMERASKKVVDWITDNFSNQNKVVVLAGSGNNGGDGLAIARILSGQNYIVKVVLAMGDKGSEDFEINLSRLTSIDEVDISSALSSDENVKDIIFIDAIFGSGLSRPIEGKIAEYIHKVNELEGIKIAVDIPSGIFADEPSPGDTILKADYTLSFQVPKLAFMMAENQKYIGQFEILDIGLSRDFIENCISDYSIYKPTDKNKASIKVGSTAHKGDRGRACIIGGGHAKMGAVILAAQGALHSGIGLLTVQACPHCIQIVQIQIPEALILEDENEYVLGSFMNYEKYDSLVFGPAVGFANKTATLLKEILKSYNGQLILDADAITILAENREMLEMLPKGTILTPHHGEFKRLVGDYSNNFEALMQLKSFCMHHKVVVILKGKYSAVCNSNGNISFNSTGNPGMAKGGSGDLLCGILAGLAPRIKKPYEIAKLAVFLHGLAGDISLQEYGENYMTPSTMVLNLKNAFKLIEN